A genomic stretch from Pararhizobium sp. IMCC21322 includes:
- a CDS encoding GntR family transcriptional regulator, which yields MNSDAAIITFDRSGPVTVQVHAFLRQRILRVQLKPGEALSEKELSLQLGVSRTPVREAFIRLSEEGLVDIFPQRGTLVSPIRMDEIKEAQFLRDILETAIVRRAARDIDEASLSQMQANLQRQEVSLQKKDYFQFMELDEEFHRLLCQSISLPRAWRVIQAIKGQLDRVRFMGLPQPGHADLMVRQHGAIFNAIRTGDADLAETEMRIHLQAIWGSIELMTNENGAFFET from the coding sequence ATGAATTCTGACGCAGCAATCATTACCTTTGACCGGAGCGGCCCTGTCACGGTCCAGGTCCATGCTTTTTTGCGACAACGCATATTGCGTGTGCAGTTGAAACCCGGAGAAGCGCTGAGCGAAAAGGAACTTTCCCTGCAGTTGGGCGTCAGTCGAACACCGGTGCGAGAGGCGTTTATACGGCTTTCCGAAGAAGGGCTTGTCGATATTTTCCCACAACGCGGAACTCTGGTTTCCCCCATCAGAATGGACGAAATCAAGGAGGCCCAGTTTCTGCGGGATATTCTGGAAACCGCCATAGTTCGCCGTGCGGCACGGGATATCGATGAGGCCAGCCTGTCACAGATGCAAGCCAACCTTCAGCGCCAGGAAGTCTCTCTGCAGAAGAAGGACTATTTTCAATTTATGGAACTGGACGAAGAGTTTCACCGGCTATTGTGCCAGAGCATCTCCCTGCCGCGAGCCTGGCGGGTGATTCAAGCCATTAAGGGACAATTGGATAGAGTGCGGTTTATGGGGCTGCCCCAGCCAGGTCATGCAGATCTCATGGTGCGGCAGCATGGAGCTATTTTCAATGCGATAAGGACGGGCGATGCGGATCTGGCTGAAACCGAAATGCGGATCCATTTGCAGGCGATCTGGGGCTCCATAGAATTGATGACCAACGAAAACGGCGCGTTTTTCGAAACTTGA
- a CDS encoding L-rhamnose mutarotase: MRGSALQRMGMVTGSKSEKVADYKRLHANVWPSVLDCLATSHIRNYSIFLRKPENLRWLTITDPCLVPLSTRKDGEFRAMMYDVFHLA; encoded by the coding sequence ATGAGGGGCAGTGCACTGCAGCGAATGGGCATGGTGACAGGCTCGAAGTCAGAGAAAGTGGCTGACTATAAACGGCTGCATGCTAACGTTTGGCCGTCAGTTCTGGATTGTCTGGCGACGAGCCATATCCGCAATTATTCGATCTTTCTGAGGAAGCCGGAAAACCTGCGCTGGTTGACCATTACCGACCCCTGCCTGGTGCCGCTGTCAACGCGCAAGGACGGTGAGTTCCGGGCGATGATGTACGACGTATTTCATCTTGCCTGA
- the mnmA gene encoding tRNA 2-thiouridine(34) synthase MnmA: protein MLNSLDLPGKPEDTRIVVAMSGGVDSSVTAAILKREGYQVIGMTLQLYDHGEATHKKGACCAGQDIHDARRVADMLDMPHYVLDYEQKFREQVINPFMESYVAGETPIPCVACNQTVKFSDLLETAKSLGVAALATGHYIGSRMREDGHRELYRPVDHDRDQSYFLFATTQEQLDFIRFPLGGLSKAETRQIAEDLNLHVAQKPDSQDICFVPSGRYADVISRLKPDAATGGDIVHVDGTVLGIHKGIIHYTVGQRRGLGISAADPLYVVDLDAKTQQVIVGPREALATAIVHLRDVNWLGTPALTELPEEGLPIFARLRSTRPPMPATLFASGDDVWCELANPEDGISPGQACVIYEDDTASTLVLGGGWIGSTERPQISSAASTDPASAPKTVSDFLIA, encoded by the coding sequence ATGCTGAACAGTCTTGATTTACCGGGAAAGCCGGAAGACACGCGCATTGTTGTTGCGATGTCTGGCGGCGTCGATTCCTCTGTGACCGCCGCGATTTTGAAGCGCGAGGGCTATCAGGTCATTGGCATGACCCTGCAACTTTATGATCACGGCGAAGCGACCCACAAAAAGGGTGCCTGTTGTGCCGGGCAGGACATTCATGATGCCCGCCGTGTGGCCGACATGCTGGATATGCCGCATTACGTACTGGATTATGAGCAGAAATTCCGCGAGCAGGTGATCAACCCGTTCATGGAAAGCTACGTGGCTGGCGAAACACCGATTCCGTGTGTGGCCTGCAACCAGACCGTCAAATTTTCCGATCTCCTGGAAACCGCCAAAAGCCTGGGTGTGGCGGCGCTTGCGACCGGCCATTACATTGGCAGCCGTATGCGCGAAGATGGGCACCGCGAGCTTTATCGCCCGGTCGATCATGACCGGGACCAAAGCTATTTCCTGTTTGCCACCACGCAGGAACAGCTCGACTTTATCCGCTTTCCGCTTGGCGGTCTCAGCAAGGCGGAAACCCGCCAGATTGCAGAAGATCTGAACCTGCATGTTGCACAAAAGCCGGACAGCCAGGACATCTGTTTCGTGCCATCCGGCCGCTATGCCGATGTGATCTCACGACTGAAGCCGGACGCGGCAACCGGCGGTGACATCGTGCATGTGGATGGCACAGTGCTTGGCATCCATAAGGGCATTATTCACTACACTGTTGGCCAGCGCCGTGGCCTTGGCATTTCAGCTGCCGACCCGCTTTATGTGGTGGATCTGGATGCCAAAACCCAGCAGGTTATTGTCGGTCCGCGCGAAGCGCTGGCAACGGCCATTGTGCATCTGCGTGACGTCAATTGGCTTGGTACACCAGCACTAACGGAATTGCCTGAAGAGGGTCTGCCGATCTTTGCGCGCTTGCGAAGCACACGCCCACCAATGCCCGCAACTCTCTTTGCATCAGGAGATGATGTGTGGTGCGAATTGGCAAATCCGGAAGACGGTATTTCGCCAGGGCAGGCCTGTGTAATCTATGAAGATGACACTGCAAGCACCCTTGTTCTGGGCGGCGGCTGGATAGGCTCGACCGAGCGTCCGCAGATCAGTTCTGCCGCTTCAACAGACCCGGCATCGGCGCCAAAAACCGTCTCAGACTTCCTGATTGCCTGA
- a CDS encoding flagellar hook-length control protein FliK: MFVSTPPQISADAAQTGSNGPSAPADAGSGGGFAAWLPGSAQPGGETPTGAAPLQGADGTIPPPQFSPFGLEVAAGALGQSNQATAEAAVTTGFQKGAGTAADMLLQTAFLTKGDGQANQSANPLAGQQGLAQSGAELGLMASSKSGTTAATTQTDADTAETVLNRLGVPAMPKEMTDPLAKRAAAFSSTAAEPFGSAQRVSSDGLPQSQTQLATLPQSTDSGFRPQLSQGGLTQSQTQGQGQDGTGRPNPTINSPDIAVQMARNKAAGNNQFTIRLTPESMGTITVKLNIANNANLTAQLTVEKPETLALLQKDMAGLEKALKAQGFTTGDGDLTIALKSSAIGVRGGEAAMNSGADQRFSHNQNTGQNMGQNQSQAQGQTNAQNQGSSTAAQQAPSSPAPTGGMDRPAPGMLSSGDMGFQQSHHEQGTHGHEGFEQNPNGQGQPEPDEQDMALLEHAELIANAYHGNSLLIGMSTQLDLSV; this comes from the coding sequence ATGTTTGTTTCCACGCCTCCGCAGATATCAGCGGATGCAGCCCAGACCGGATCTAATGGTCCGTCAGCCCCGGCAGATGCCGGATCTGGCGGGGGCTTTGCTGCGTGGTTGCCTGGCAGTGCGCAGCCAGGCGGCGAGACGCCAACAGGCGCGGCCCCCCTTCAAGGCGCTGACGGCACAATACCACCACCACAATTTTCACCGTTTGGACTGGAAGTCGCGGCGGGGGCATTGGGTCAATCCAATCAGGCAACTGCTGAAGCTGCGGTTACAACCGGTTTTCAAAAAGGGGCCGGTACAGCCGCTGACATGCTGCTGCAAACAGCTTTCCTGACCAAGGGTGACGGGCAGGCAAACCAGAGCGCGAACCCGTTGGCTGGCCAACAGGGCCTCGCCCAGTCAGGTGCAGAACTTGGCCTGATGGCTTCATCAAAATCCGGAACGACTGCGGCCACCACACAGACCGATGCTGACACCGCCGAGACTGTACTGAACCGGTTGGGTGTCCCTGCAATGCCAAAAGAGATGACAGACCCCTTAGCCAAACGCGCTGCCGCTTTCTCATCCACGGCGGCAGAACCATTTGGCAGCGCGCAACGCGTCAGTTCTGATGGATTGCCGCAGAGCCAGACACAATTAGCGACATTGCCGCAATCGACAGATAGCGGGTTCCGGCCACAGCTTTCGCAAGGTGGCCTGACCCAATCCCAAACTCAGGGTCAGGGCCAGGATGGCACCGGGAGACCCAACCCGACTATAAACTCCCCGGACATTGCGGTGCAGATGGCGCGCAACAAGGCGGCTGGCAACAATCAATTCACAATTCGCCTGACACCGGAATCCATGGGCACCATCACCGTCAAGCTGAACATAGCCAACAATGCAAATCTGACGGCGCAGTTGACGGTTGAAAAACCCGAAACGCTGGCGCTTTTGCAAAAGGATATGGCTGGCCTGGAAAAAGCGTTGAAAGCGCAAGGGTTTACGACCGGTGACGGAGATCTGACGATTGCATTGAAATCGTCTGCAATCGGCGTGCGTGGCGGCGAAGCGGCGATGAATTCTGGCGCCGACCAGCGTTTTAGCCACAACCAGAACACTGGCCAGAATATGGGCCAAAATCAAAGTCAGGCGCAGGGTCAAACCAATGCGCAAAATCAGGGATCAAGCACTGCTGCACAACAAGCGCCGTCCAGCCCGGCCCCGACAGGTGGCATGGATCGTCCGGCTCCCGGCATGTTGTCGTCCGGCGATATGGGCTTCCAGCAGTCTCATCATGAGCAAGGTACCCATGGTCACGAGGGGTTTGAGCAAAACCCGAACGGACAGGGCCAGCCGGAACCAGATGAACAGGATATGGCTCTGTTGGAACACGCAGAGCTTATTGCAAATGCCTATCACGGCAACAGCTTATTAATCGGAATGTCCACCCAGTTGGACCTGTCCGTATGA
- a CDS encoding DUF1153 domain-containing protein, with protein MTDRIKPRVKYVIGPDGSPLTIADLPPATTRRWVIRRKAEVVAAVRGGLLSLEEACSRYTLTVEEFLSWQLSIESHGLAGLRTTRIQQYR; from the coding sequence ATGACCGATCGCATAAAACCGCGTGTCAAATACGTGATCGGCCCTGACGGGTCGCCACTAACTATTGCTGATTTGCCTCCAGCGACAACTCGTCGTTGGGTCATTCGCCGCAAAGCAGAAGTTGTAGCTGCTGTTCGTGGTGGTCTGTTGAGCCTGGAAGAAGCCTGCAGTCGTTATACGTTAACGGTTGAAGAATTTTTATCCTGGCAATTGTCAATAGAAAGCCATGGGTTGGCTGGTTTACGAACGACGCGCATTCAGCAGTATCGCTGA
- a CDS encoding aldo/keto reductase: MAIDLPQLGFGGAPIGGLLDPVDDAAALDAVSAALECGIRYFDTAPFYGFGLSERRLGDVVRGADDIIISTKVGRLLKPGLPGDPAAFGWPNPLPFHPQFDYGYAAVMRSFEDSLQRLGRDHVDILFLHDIGPFTHTDPDEETRHFKDAMSGGYKALDELRRAGNIKAIGIGVNEIDVSMRALDHGDWDVFLLAGRYTLLEQHALGEFLPKCAAKSVRIIIGGPFNSGILVGGTTWNYETAPAEIVNRVKGLTEVCTAHNVPLPAAALKFPLAHSSVSSVIPGVRTPEEFSQLMDWWKTDIPAALWTDMKSAGLIREDAPLPVS, encoded by the coding sequence ATGGCAATTGACCTCCCACAATTGGGTTTTGGTGGCGCGCCGATCGGTGGGTTGCTTGACCCAGTTGACGATGCCGCCGCTCTGGACGCTGTTTCAGCAGCGCTTGAATGCGGAATTCGGTATTTTGATACCGCGCCGTTTTACGGGTTTGGCCTGTCGGAGCGGCGGCTGGGCGATGTGGTACGCGGCGCAGATGACATCATCATCTCCACCAAGGTCGGACGGCTGTTGAAGCCGGGTCTGCCGGGCGATCCTGCAGCCTTCGGCTGGCCCAATCCATTGCCATTTCATCCGCAATTCGATTATGGCTATGCTGCTGTTATGCGCTCTTTTGAAGACAGTCTGCAACGGCTCGGGCGCGATCATGTTGATATCCTGTTTCTGCATGACATTGGCCCGTTCACGCATACTGACCCGGATGAAGAGACGCGCCATTTCAAGGATGCGATGAGCGGTGGTTACAAGGCGCTGGATGAGCTGCGCCGGGCAGGAAACATCAAGGCGATTGGAATCGGCGTCAACGAGATTGATGTTTCGATGCGCGCACTCGATCATGGAGACTGGGATGTCTTTCTCCTGGCGGGGCGCTACACCTTGCTGGAGCAGCATGCGCTTGGAGAATTTCTACCGAAATGTGCTGCAAAGTCGGTGCGCATTATAATCGGTGGTCCGTTCAATTCGGGTATTCTCGTTGGAGGCACGACTTGGAATTATGAAACCGCTCCGGCTGAAATCGTCAACCGGGTAAAGGGTTTGACAGAAGTCTGTACAGCTCACAATGTGCCGCTTCCCGCAGCCGCACTGAAATTTCCGCTTGCGCATTCGTCTGTTTCCAGCGTCATTCCTGGTGTGCGCACACCGGAGGAATTCTCGCAGCTTATGGACTGGTGGAAAACAGACATCCCCGCCGCCCTCTGGACAGATATGAAAAGCGCAGGTCTTATTCGCGAAGATGCACCGCTGCCAGTGTCGTGA
- a CDS encoding flagellar hook assembly protein FlgD: MDLSGLSALTSPASTASAASTDQSDLIQSYDQFLQILTAQLQNQSPLEPMDANEFTNQLVQFSSVEQAIKTNDSLESLIALSASNEATSLVGYLGQNITAEGAATTLQNGSATWKLDSADYASETQVKIRNAAGTIIYSDEGTLDPGETSYVWDGTTNDGGTAPDGLYGITVEARDGEGNVVDVSTAISGKVTGVDFKTFPSALLVGDTRVPITSLTAVELGT; this comes from the coding sequence ATGGACCTGAGCGGACTCAGCGCTTTAACCAGCCCAGCCAGCACAGCCAGTGCGGCCAGCACGGATCAGTCGGATTTGATTCAGAGTTATGATCAATTTCTGCAAATTCTGACGGCACAATTGCAAAACCAGAGCCCGCTGGAACCTATGGATGCAAATGAATTCACCAATCAGCTGGTGCAATTCTCATCCGTGGAGCAGGCCATCAAGACCAATGATTCGCTTGAATCCCTGATTGCGCTTAGCGCTTCCAATGAGGCAACCAGCCTGGTTGGATATCTGGGACAGAACATCACAGCCGAAGGCGCGGCAACCACATTGCAAAATGGTTCGGCCACGTGGAAGCTGGATTCTGCCGATTATGCAAGTGAAACTCAGGTAAAGATTCGAAATGCAGCCGGGACGATCATCTACTCAGATGAGGGCACGCTGGACCCGGGTGAAACCAGCTATGTCTGGGATGGCACAACAAATGACGGCGGCACCGCCCCGGATGGCCTTTACGGCATTACCGTGGAAGCCAGAGACGGGGAAGGTAACGTGGTTGATGTATCGACGGCCATTTCCGGCAAGGTAACCGGTGTGGATTTCAAGACCTTCCCATCCGCACTTTTGGTGGGCGACACCCGTGTTCCGATCACGTCTTTGACGGCAGTCGAACTCGGAACCTAG
- the fliG gene encoding flagellar motor switch protein FliG — protein MNDLAAIGELQISESAQNRKLTGADRAAVLLLSLGGDNGIGVWERLDEIEIKEISLAMARLGPVSPGMMEDLLVDFVAKLSAKGAVMGNYESTERLLACFLPNEQVSSIMEEIRGPAGRTMWEKLSNVQETLLANYLKNEYPQTVAVVLSKIKSDHASRVLSLLPEEFSLEVVNRMLRMEAVQTEILDKIEQTLRVEFMANLSRGSKRDPHEHMADIFNSFDRQTETRFMSSLEEENEESADKIKALMFTFDDLAKLDGMAIQSMLRFIERPQLALALKGAGDSIRDVFFENMSQRATKLLKDDMEALGPVRLKDVDEAQSGMVNKAKEMADRGEIAISSNQGEDELVY, from the coding sequence ATGAATGATCTTGCAGCTATTGGTGAGCTACAGATTTCAGAAAGCGCCCAGAACCGGAAACTGACCGGGGCTGACCGGGCTGCGGTTCTTCTGTTGTCACTGGGGGGTGACAATGGCATCGGCGTCTGGGAACGCCTTGATGAAATAGAAATCAAGGAAATCTCATTGGCTATGGCTCGCCTGGGGCCCGTATCCCCGGGCATGATGGAGGATCTGTTGGTTGATTTTGTTGCCAAATTATCCGCCAAGGGCGCGGTGATGGGCAATTATGAATCGACCGAAAGATTGCTTGCCTGTTTCCTGCCCAATGAACAGGTCAGCTCCATCATGGAAGAGATTCGCGGACCCGCTGGCCGAACCATGTGGGAAAAACTGTCCAACGTTCAGGAAACTCTCCTGGCCAATTATCTGAAGAATGAATATCCGCAAACCGTTGCTGTCGTGTTGTCCAAGATCAAGTCGGACCATGCCTCCCGTGTTCTCAGCCTGTTGCCGGAGGAGTTTTCTCTGGAAGTCGTCAACCGGATGCTGCGCATGGAGGCTGTTCAGACCGAAATTCTGGACAAGATTGAACAGACCCTGCGCGTAGAATTCATGGCCAATCTGTCCCGTGGCAGCAAGCGTGATCCACACGAACACATGGCGGATATCTTCAACAGCTTCGACCGTCAGACAGAAACACGCTTCATGTCATCGCTCGAAGAAGAGAATGAAGAATCAGCTGACAAGATCAAGGCTCTGATGTTCACATTCGATGATCTGGCGAAACTGGATGGCATGGCAATCCAGAGCATGCTGCGCTTCATCGAGCGGCCTCAACTGGCCCTGGCGCTGAAAGGCGCGGGGGACAGCATTCGCGATGTATTTTTTGAAAACATGTCTCAACGGGCCACCAAACTGCTCAAGGATGACATGGAAGCGTTAGGGCCTGTCAGACTGAAAGATGTTGATGAAGCGCAAAGCGGTATGGTCAACAAAGCCAAGGAAATGGCTGACCGTGGTGAAATCGCGATCTCCAGTAACCAAGGAGAGGACGAGTTGGTTTACTAA
- a CDS encoding mandelate racemase/muconate lactonizing enzyme family protein: protein MAIIDRCEILMVDLVPKVRRTDAIQSFDSQETPIVRITDKDGVTGTGYCYTIGQGGPAIMSLLRDTLVPRLIGKEAETIEAIWQDLLFSTHATAVGAITSLAQAAIDTALWDLRCQKAGLPLFQLLGGAKNNVPCYTTEGGWLHIDTEDLVKDALDAKAKGFAGSKIKIGRPHISEDRARLSAVREAVGPAYEIMVDANQSFSRAEATRRARMLEEFDIGWFEEPMPADNVLEHARLAASTSVPIAVGESMYSVSQFKDYLVCGGASIVQVDVARIGGITPWMKVAHLAEAFSVPVCPHFLMELHASLVCAIPNAPWLEYIPQLETITKSGLRIENGRAWPSEVPGLGIEWDWDAIDRSRIDGLSWSSN from the coding sequence ATGGCTATAATTGATCGGTGTGAGATTTTGATGGTTGATCTGGTGCCCAAGGTGCGCCGGACGGATGCGATCCAATCCTTTGACAGCCAGGAAACGCCAATCGTGCGCATTACCGACAAGGACGGCGTCACGGGCACTGGATATTGTTATACAATTGGTCAGGGTGGGCCGGCGATCATGTCTCTGCTGCGCGATACTCTCGTCCCCAGACTGATCGGCAAAGAAGCCGAAACTATTGAAGCAATCTGGCAGGATTTGCTGTTCTCCACTCATGCGACGGCCGTTGGTGCGATTACCTCGCTTGCGCAGGCAGCGATCGACACGGCGCTGTGGGATTTGAGATGTCAGAAAGCTGGCCTACCGCTGTTCCAGCTTCTGGGTGGCGCCAAGAACAATGTGCCCTGCTACACCACCGAGGGTGGCTGGCTGCACATTGATACCGAAGATTTGGTCAAGGATGCTCTGGACGCGAAAGCGAAGGGATTTGCCGGGTCGAAAATCAAGATCGGCAGACCGCATATTTCAGAGGACCGGGCACGGCTATCCGCTGTTCGCGAGGCGGTCGGACCGGCCTACGAAATCATGGTAGATGCCAATCAGTCGTTCAGCCGGGCGGAAGCAACCCGACGGGCACGGATGCTGGAGGAGTTCGACATCGGCTGGTTTGAAGAACCTATGCCTGCGGACAATGTTCTTGAGCATGCCAGACTTGCTGCCTCTACCTCTGTTCCGATTGCCGTGGGTGAAAGCATGTATTCTGTCAGCCAGTTCAAGGATTACCTTGTCTGCGGCGGCGCCTCGATTGTTCAGGTTGATGTCGCGCGTATCGGGGGCATTACGCCCTGGATGAAAGTCGCGCATTTGGCTGAAGCTTTCAGCGTGCCGGTCTGTCCGCATTTTCTGATGGAGCTGCATGCAAGCCTGGTCTGCGCCATTCCCAATGCGCCGTGGCTGGAATATATTCCGCAGCTCGAAACGATTACAAAATCGGGCCTGCGTATTGAAAACGGGCGTGCCTGGCCGAGCGAAGTGCCCGGACTGGGCATCGAGTGGGACTGGGACGCAATTGACCGGTCTCGGATTGACGGCCTCTCATGGTCATCGAACTGA
- the fliF gene encoding flagellar basal-body MS-ring/collar protein FliF, whose translation MLELTRFFKSIGVARLAAMGVVAAVLIGFFVLIISRVTSPYMVPLFTDLTFEDSAAIIEQLESQAVPYDLRGEGAVVLVPKENVLRLRMSLAESGLPSGGSVGYEIFDRGDTLGATSFVQNINRLRALEGELSRTIRALQRVVQARVHLVIPERQLFQRDSESPTASIAVKVRGELTNGQIQAIRHLVASAVPGLKPSRVSIVDEAGQLLANGEDSASGGAMMGALDEKRKAQEARLRRAVEEIVFQVVGDGRARVQVTAELERNRITQTADVFDPDGQVVRSSQSRSEASNASEDLAAGGVTVGNQLPGADEEGGDTGSNSQRETSEEVVNYEISRTTTTEVTEAGRLRKLSVAVLVDGVYTQEAGGDLTYAPRTDEQLAQIATLVRSAVGFEEGRGDLVEVVNMRFVANAAPDAALVEPGLFNFSMDDIMQVAELGVMLLMTLLLVLFVMRPLVRKVLTPEQVETPAPISPTMNQEGSEGVAVGEPDQRLEKAQATGAARADMVRQVSELVKTNPDDAATILRNWLQEAA comes from the coding sequence GTGCTGGAATTGACACGTTTTTTCAAATCAATCGGCGTTGCGCGTTTGGCTGCCATGGGGGTCGTCGCGGCAGTCCTTATCGGCTTTTTTGTGTTGATCATATCGCGCGTCACGTCGCCTTACATGGTGCCGCTATTCACCGATCTCACCTTTGAAGATTCAGCCGCAATTATTGAACAGCTTGAAAGCCAGGCCGTTCCATATGATCTGCGCGGGGAAGGCGCAGTTGTCCTGGTCCCGAAGGAAAATGTCCTGCGGTTGCGCATGTCTCTTGCCGAAAGCGGTCTGCCATCGGGCGGCAGCGTCGGCTATGAGATATTTGATCGTGGTGACACTTTGGGCGCTACAAGTTTTGTTCAGAATATCAATCGCCTACGTGCATTGGAAGGCGAGCTGTCGCGCACGATTCGTGCCCTGCAGCGTGTCGTGCAGGCCAGGGTGCATCTGGTCATACCCGAGCGGCAATTGTTTCAGCGTGACTCCGAATCACCCACTGCCTCCATAGCGGTGAAAGTACGTGGCGAACTCACCAACGGGCAGATTCAGGCAATCAGGCATCTGGTTGCATCAGCTGTTCCAGGACTTAAGCCATCACGCGTTTCGATTGTCGATGAAGCCGGCCAATTACTGGCAAATGGCGAAGACAGCGCCTCCGGCGGTGCCATGATGGGCGCGCTTGATGAAAAGCGCAAAGCGCAGGAAGCCCGTTTGCGCCGCGCCGTTGAGGAGATTGTTTTCCAGGTCGTTGGTGATGGCCGGGCGCGGGTACAGGTCACTGCAGAGCTGGAGCGCAACCGCATTACCCAGACGGCCGATGTCTTTGACCCGGATGGACAGGTTGTCAGATCTTCCCAATCTCGCTCCGAAGCCAGCAACGCATCAGAAGATCTTGCTGCCGGTGGTGTCACTGTTGGCAACCAATTGCCAGGCGCTGATGAAGAGGGCGGAGATACAGGCTCAAATTCTCAACGTGAAACCTCCGAAGAGGTCGTGAACTACGAAATTTCCCGCACCACAACCACCGAAGTGACCGAGGCTGGACGCCTTCGCAAATTGTCTGTCGCTGTCTTGGTTGACGGGGTTTACACCCAGGAAGCCGGTGGAGATCTCACCTATGCGCCCCGCACGGACGAACAATTGGCGCAAATTGCAACACTCGTTCGGTCTGCTGTCGGTTTTGAAGAAGGCCGTGGTGATCTGGTCGAAGTGGTCAATATGAGATTTGTGGCCAATGCTGCGCCTGATGCAGCACTGGTGGAACCCGGTCTGTTTAACTTCAGCATGGACGACATCATGCAGGTTGCCGAATTGGGTGTCATGCTTTTGATGACATTGCTGTTGGTGTTGTTTGTCATGCGCCCGCTGGTTCGAAAAGTTCTGACGCCAGAGCAGGTTGAAACGCCAGCACCGATCAGCCCGACCATGAACCAGGAGGGTTCTGAAGGGGTCGCTGTGGGTGAGCCGGATCAAAGGCTTGAAAAGGCACAGGCTACCGGTGCTGCTCGTGCTGACATGGTGCGTCAGGTCAGTGAACTGGTAAAAACAAATCCCGATGATGCGGCGACCATTCTGCGCAATTGGCTGCAGGAGGCTGCGTAA